A genomic segment from Parcubacteria group bacterium encodes:
- the greA gene encoding transcription elongation factor GreA — MSRLITKEGLKKLTGELDERKGKVRQEIAQAIKEAKEQGDLSENAEYSEAKRQQGENESRIAELEMVIKDSKVVEHDNSTKDVHMESKVKVKFNGSEMEFQIVGSNEADPGSFKISNESPMGKAFMEKKKGDRVEVDTPSGKIKYTILDLK, encoded by the coding sequence ATGTCACGACTCATTACCAAAGAAGGTTTAAAAAAACTGACTGGCGAACTCGACGAAAGAAAGGGAAAAGTTAGGCAGGAAATTGCCCAAGCCATCAAAGAAGCTAAAGAGCAAGGCGATTTAAGCGAGAATGCGGAATATTCTGAAGCTAAAAGACAGCAGGGAGAAAACGAATCCAGAATTGCGGAATTAGAAATGGTAATCAAAGATTCTAAAGTTGTTGAGCATGACAATAGCACCAAGGATGTCCACATGGAGTCCAAGGTTAAGGTAAAATTCAATGGCAGTGAAATGGAATTTCAGATTGTCGGTTCCAATGAAGCAGATCCGGGAAGCTTTAAAATTTCCAATGAATCTCCAATGGGAAAGGCTTTTATGGAAAAGAAAAAAGGAGATAGGGTTGAAGTTGATACTCCTTCAGGGAAAATAAAATATACGATTTTAGATTTAAAGTAA